Part of the Pedobacter roseus genome is shown below.
CCTTTCAGGCCAGAATTTATTACTCATTTTAGAAACTGGTGCGATTTTTCTGGCGCTTGCATCCATAGCCATCGGCCTTTCTGGTGGTAACGTAGCCAGGTTTGCCGCAGGTTTTTCGCTGATCTACTTTCTTGCGATTATCTCTTTCATTATTGGCGGCAACAAAAACGTTTCTTATTTCGGACTGGAATATGTGGTTTTTGCTTTGCTGATTGGTATCCTGTTGGGTAACGTAATAAAACTACCCGATTGGCTAAAAGAAGCCGTACGCTCCGAATTTTACATTAAAACCGGTCTGGTAATTTTAGGAACAACCATTTTATCTGCTGATTTAATTAAAGCTGGCTTGCCCGGAATTGTACAGGCGGTTATCGTGGTAACGGCAGTTTGGTTTTTCTCTTTATGGTTAAGCCGCAGGCTGAAAGTAGATGATGAATTCGGTGTGATTTTAGCCTCTGCCGTATCCATTTGTGGTGTTTCTGCTGCGATAGTTGCGGCGGGAGCGATTAACGGCGACAAACGCAAACTCTCTTACGTAACCACATTGGTATTGATTATGGCTATCCCGATGATGATCATCCAGCCATGGGCCGTGAGGTATTTTCATATCCCCGAAGTAATTGGCGGTGCATGGTTGGGTGGAACGTTAGATACTACCGCAACGGTTACTGCGGCAGGCGATTTAGTTGGTCCGATTGCCGTTAAAGCCGGGGTGATTGCAAAATTCTCGCAGAATGTATTTATCGGTGTGGCGGCGTTTTTTATCGCCATCTGGTGGGCCTATAAAAAACCAAAAGGCGAAGCTGGTGAAGTTTTGCCTAAAGCTAAAAGCCCCGGACTTAAAATTGTATGGGAGCGTTTCCCGAAATTTGTATTGGGCTTTGTTGCTGCATCATTGGTGTTTTCTTTCTTATTATCGCCGGCAACTGCAAAAAGTGTTGCGCCAACATTAAATGGCTTGCGTACCGTGTGGTTCGCCATTGCCTTTATCTCAATTGGTATGGAGGCTAAGTTTTCGTCACTGGTTAAACTGCAAGGTGGCCGACCAGCATTTACGTTTGTAACCGCTCAGATTTTCAACATCTTCTGGACGCTGTTGTGGTCGTATATACTGTTTGGTGGGTATTTGTTCCCTGTACCAGATTTTAAATAATGAAGGCATCTGATGTAATTTAATTAAAACAGCGCTTCGGGACATCCGGAGCGCTATCTTTTTATCCCATCCGATAAAAGAACTCGTCGGCAACGATTTTACCGTCTTTTACTTCGTAAACGCAGATCTCGCTCATTTTCATTCTTCCATGCTCCTTATAAGTGGCATCAATATCCATTACTAGAGAAAAATGATGCTCGGCAACAATCGGGTCTGAAAGGGTTGCACTATGGATCTCCTGCACGCTTTCTTCCCACTGTAACGTTTTGTTTTTAACTGCGGTTTTACCTTCAGTCAGTTCCATGTCAGATCCCTTCGGCTCCCTGCTCACCACGTTATCTGCATAAAGTTCTTCAATCGCCTGATCATTTTTGCCTTCACGGCACAGCTGTACCAATTGGTCAGCAACTTCTTGTGTGGTCATATCATTATATTTTAGTTATCATAATATAGACGTTTACGGCAAGCAAATTGTTTAATGCAGATTATCAATTTGTTAACAAAGCAAAAGAATGAACACCATAAAAAAGACATGCGAAATGCACGGCCATTATTTTTAATTAAAAAGAGTTAGAAAACCATTAATACCTGTAGCTGATTAAGCATCTGGTATTTCAGGTTCTACCAATTTGATCAGTTTTTCGATGGATTCCTGCCAGCCCAGGTAACACATTTCGGCCGGTATTACCGCAGGTATATTTTCCTGTAATACCTTTAATTCTGTGCCTACTATGGTTTTCTTAAACCATACTGAGGTGATCATCCCGCCAGGAAGATTTGGGTCATCAAATTTGTCAGTATACTTTAAAAATTCGTTAGGCTTTATTTCCAGAAACGCTCCGGTCCAGCTGTGGCTGTTTCCGGTAGTAAAATTCTGGAACGACATTTTATAAGTAAGTCCTTCTTCTACCTTGCGTTCGTGAACAGTGCAAAGAAAACCATAAGGTGGTAACCATGCCGCAATTGCGGTGTTATCGGTAAAGGCACGATATAATTTTTCTGGTGATGCCTTTATAATCCTGTGTAATGAAACTTTATTGTCTGACATAAAATAGATTTTTATTATTCCTACTCTTATGGCTTTTCGGTTCTCCCGTTTTTTAAGTGTTTGCTGCTCCACTGTTGCTTAAAACAAATATGGCGGTAAAAAAGTGAAATTAACGGGGATGAAAATGACTTTCTGACGGTGTGTTTGCGACATATTGCGCGGGCTGATTGAACTTGTATTAATCTTTTGCTCGGTCTGTGTCCTCACAGATCGAAATAAAACCTTGCTTTCAAAGGTAGGTTGTCGTCTCCACTGCATCCGATGGCTATCGGATCCGCTCGAAATGAGGATAATCCGAAATAATGCATCTATAAAACAACCACTAAAAAAAAACATCCTAAAAATTTGCGTAGTTAAATGGCTACATTTATATTTGTAGCCAAATAGCTACATAATGAATTTAAGAAGAGATGTATTTCAGGCCATTGCCGACCCAACACGTAGAGCCATATTGCTGTTGGTGGCTACACAATCGATGACGGCGGGTGCTATTGCGGCCAATTTCGATACCGCCAGGCCAACAGTTTCCAAACACCTGCAGATCCTTACCGAGTGCGAATTACTGGAGCAGAAACAGAACGGGAGGGAAGTGCATTACCATACAAATGCCAAAAAAATGAAAGAAATAGCTGATTTTATCGAACCTTTCCGTCAGATGTGGGATGATAGGTTTAACAAACTGGAAGATATTATGAAAAATTATAAACCGACCAAATAGAACCAAATGGAGCAGAAAACAAAAATTGATGCAGAAAATGGAAAACAGGAAATCGTAATTACGAGGGAGTTTGATCTTCCGGTTG
Proteins encoded:
- a CDS encoding SRPBCC family protein translates to MSDNKVSLHRIIKASPEKLYRAFTDNTAIAAWLPPYGFLCTVHERKVEEGLTYKMSFQNFTTGNSHSWTGAFLEIKPNEFLKYTDKFDDPNLPGGMITSVWFKKTIVGTELKVLQENIPAVIPAEMCYLGWQESIEKLIKLVEPEIPDA
- a CDS encoding SnoaL-like domain-containing protein, with protein sequence MTTQEVADQLVQLCREGKNDQAIEELYADNVVSREPKGSDMELTEGKTAVKNKTLQWEESVQEIHSATLSDPIVAEHHFSLVMDIDATYKEHGRMKMSEICVYEVKDGKIVADEFFYRMG
- a CDS encoding ArsR/SmtB family transcription factor, which encodes MNLRRDVFQAIADPTRRAILLLVATQSMTAGAIAANFDTARPTVSKHLQILTECELLEQKQNGREVHYHTNAKKMKEIADFIEPFRQMWDDRFNKLEDIMKNYKPTK
- a CDS encoding YeiH family protein, giving the protein MSTQNNASGTTGALTDAGITPDKKTFLQSLTEDWWAVILGTIIIATVLYLTNSGTTITLPAYKWATSEDLFGKILSGQNLLLILETGAIFLALASIAIGLSGGNVARFAAGFSLIYFLAIISFIIGGNKNVSYFGLEYVVFALLIGILLGNVIKLPDWLKEAVRSEFYIKTGLVILGTTILSADLIKAGLPGIVQAVIVVTAVWFFSLWLSRRLKVDDEFGVILASAVSICGVSAAIVAAGAINGDKRKLSYVTTLVLIMAIPMMIIQPWAVRYFHIPEVIGGAWLGGTLDTTATVTAAGDLVGPIAVKAGVIAKFSQNVFIGVAAFFIAIWWAYKKPKGEAGEVLPKAKSPGLKIVWERFPKFVLGFVAASLVFSFLLSPATAKSVAPTLNGLRTVWFAIAFISIGMEAKFSSLVKLQGGRPAFTFVTAQIFNIFWTLLWSYILFGGYLFPVPDFK